Proteins from a genomic interval of Caulobacter rhizosphaerae:
- a CDS encoding IclR family transcriptional regulator, whose amino-acid sequence MAAKEDSSGAKAPSGSQTLFRGLDLLDVVADSGTIGLPALAQRLGLTRSTTHRLATALVERRLLAQTPREGYSLGSKLLELGYLAGQQMDLPRLARPHLEKLWEELEDTVHLGVLEDDRAHYLDKLTGRRRINISSRVGDRQPIRSTGLGKALVLDDTEERWRELYRKEGPRSEHGPDEEQWIAWMKDYAKRGVAFDLEENEDRIRCVAAPIRGPSGQIVAAISVSGAAQYMDDDRMSTLTDDVRNCANAISVELGWNEKRTSAKR is encoded by the coding sequence GTGGCAGCCAAGGAAGACAGTTCCGGAGCCAAGGCGCCCAGCGGCAGCCAGACGCTGTTTCGGGGCCTGGACCTGCTCGACGTGGTCGCGGACTCGGGCACCATCGGCCTGCCCGCCCTGGCCCAGCGCCTGGGCCTGACCCGCAGCACGACTCACCGCCTGGCCACGGCCCTGGTCGAGCGCCGGCTGCTGGCCCAGACCCCGCGCGAAGGCTACAGCCTGGGCTCCAAGTTGCTGGAGCTGGGCTACCTGGCCGGCCAGCAGATGGACCTGCCGCGCCTGGCCCGCCCGCACCTGGAGAAGCTGTGGGAAGAGCTGGAGGACACCGTCCACCTGGGGGTGCTGGAAGACGACCGCGCCCACTATCTGGACAAGCTGACTGGCCGCCGCCGGATCAACATCAGCTCGCGCGTCGGCGACCGTCAGCCGATCCGCTCGACCGGCCTGGGCAAGGCCCTGGTGCTGGACGACACCGAGGAACGCTGGCGCGAACTCTATCGCAAGGAAGGCCCGCGCTCGGAGCACGGCCCCGACGAAGAGCAGTGGATCGCCTGGATGAAGGACTACGCCAAGCGCGGCGTGGCCTTCGACCTTGAGGAGAACGAGGACCGCATCCGCTGCGTGGCCGCCCCGATCCGCGGGCCCAGCGGCCAGATCGTCGCGGCGATCAGCGTCTCGGGCGCGGCGCAATACATGGACGACGACCGCATGTCGACGCTGACCGACGACGTGCGCAACTGCGCCAACGCCATCAGCGTCGAGCTGGGATGGAACGAGAAGCGGACGTCCGCCAAGCGATAG
- a CDS encoding SDR family NAD(P)-dependent oxidoreductase, translating into MLLKDKVVLVTGASQGIGKAAAIGCARHGADVAINYHSDEAGAADAVAQIEALGRRAIAVKGDVAQVETATSFVQAAVEAFGKVDVFVNNAGICPFHAFLDMPPEVMERTMKVNLFGAYYMVQAAANQMVKQGQGGAIIAVSSISALVGGGMQTHYTPTKAGVHSLMQSTAIALGKYGIRCNSVLPGTIETAINKEDLADVAKREYMAGRIPLGRLGEPDDLAGPIVFLASDLAKYVTGAALLVDGGAFVNLQ; encoded by the coding sequence ATGCTTCTGAAGGACAAGGTGGTGCTGGTGACCGGCGCCTCGCAGGGGATCGGCAAGGCCGCCGCCATCGGCTGCGCCCGGCACGGCGCCGACGTGGCGATCAACTACCACTCCGACGAGGCCGGTGCGGCCGACGCCGTCGCCCAGATCGAGGCCCTGGGCCGCCGCGCCATCGCCGTCAAGGGCGACGTGGCCCAGGTCGAGACGGCGACGTCCTTCGTACAGGCCGCCGTCGAGGCGTTCGGCAAGGTGGACGTCTTCGTCAACAACGCCGGCATCTGCCCGTTCCACGCCTTCCTCGACATGCCGCCCGAGGTCATGGAGCGGACCATGAAGGTCAACCTGTTCGGCGCCTATTACATGGTGCAGGCCGCGGCCAACCAGATGGTCAAGCAGGGCCAGGGCGGGGCGATCATCGCCGTCAGCTCGATCAGCGCCCTGGTCGGCGGCGGCATGCAGACCCACTACACCCCGACCAAGGCCGGCGTGCACAGCCTGATGCAGTCGACGGCCATTGCGCTCGGCAAGTACGGCATCCGCTGCAACTCGGTGCTGCCGGGCACCATCGAGACGGCGATCAACAAGGAAGACCTGGCCGACGTGGCCAAGCGCGAATACATGGCCGGCCGCATTCCGCTGGGTCGCCTGGGCGAGCCCGACGACCTGGCCGGACCGATCGTCTTCCTGGCCTCGGACCTGGCCAAGTACGTGACCGGGGCGGCCCTGCTGGTCGACGGCGGCGCCTTCGTGAACCTGCAGTAG
- the lldD gene encoding FMN-dependent L-lactate dehydrogenase LldD, which produces MIVSSTTDFREAARRKLPRFLFDYIDGGAYAERTLARNVSDLADLSLRQRVLKDVSQVDLSTTLFGHYQALPVALAPVGLTGMYARRGECQAAKAAAAKGVPFCLSTVSVCDLAEVSKASPAPIWFQLYVLRDRAFMRDLLAKAADAGATALVFTVDMPVPGARYRDAHSGMSGPNAAARRLVQAVFKPSWAWDVGVMGRPHTLGNVAPVLGANSGLEDFMGWLGANFDPSIQWKDLDWIRDQWKGPLIIKGVLDPEDAKAAADIGADGIVVSNHGGRQLDGVLSSARALPDIAEAVGDRLTVLADSGVRSGLDVVRMLALGAKGVLLGRAFIYALAARGGPGVSQLLDLIEKEMRVAMALTGVNSLGEIDRSILAKVDR; this is translated from the coding sequence GTGATCGTCTCCTCCACCACCGACTTCCGCGAGGCGGCGCGGCGCAAGCTGCCGCGCTTCCTGTTCGACTATATCGACGGCGGCGCCTATGCCGAGCGGACCCTGGCTCGCAACGTCTCGGACCTAGCCGACCTGTCCCTGCGCCAGCGGGTGCTGAAGGACGTCTCGCAGGTCGATCTGTCGACCACCCTGTTCGGCCATTACCAGGCCCTGCCGGTCGCCCTGGCGCCGGTAGGGCTGACGGGCATGTACGCCCGCCGCGGCGAGTGCCAGGCGGCCAAGGCCGCGGCCGCCAAGGGCGTGCCGTTCTGCCTGTCGACCGTCTCGGTCTGCGACTTGGCCGAGGTGTCCAAGGCCAGCCCCGCGCCGATCTGGTTCCAGCTCTACGTGCTGCGCGACCGGGCCTTCATGCGCGACCTGCTGGCTAAGGCCGCCGACGCCGGGGCCACGGCCCTGGTGTTCACCGTCGACATGCCGGTGCCCGGCGCCCGCTACCGCGACGCCCATTCGGGCATGAGCGGTCCCAACGCCGCGGCGCGGCGCCTGGTGCAGGCGGTGTTCAAGCCGTCGTGGGCCTGGGACGTCGGCGTCATGGGCCGACCCCACACCCTGGGCAATGTCGCCCCGGTGCTGGGCGCCAATTCCGGCCTCGAGGACTTCATGGGCTGGCTGGGGGCCAATTTCGATCCCTCGATCCAGTGGAAGGATCTGGACTGGATCCGTGACCAATGGAAGGGCCCGCTGATCATCAAGGGCGTGCTGGATCCCGAGGACGCCAAGGCCGCCGCCGACATCGGCGCCGACGGCATCGTGGTCTCCAACCACGGCGGCCGGCAACTGGACGGGGTCCTGTCCTCGGCCCGCGCCCTGCCCGACATCGCCGAGGCGGTGGGTGATCGCCTGACCGTGCTGGCCGACAGCGGCGTGCGCTCGGGTCTGGACGTTGTGCGGATGCTGGCCCTGGGCGCCAAGGGCGTGCTGCTGGGCCGGGCCTTCATCTACGCCCTGGCCGCGCGGGGCGGGCCGGGGGTCAGCCAGCTGCTGGACCTGATCGAGAAGGAGATGCGGGTGGCCATGGCCCTGACCGGTGTCAACAGCCTGGGCGAGATCGACCGCTCCATCCTGGCCAAGGTCGACCGGTGA
- a CDS encoding rhamnogalacturonan acetylesterase, which yields MSVAALVLAAALALAQAAPSAPGAPRPDLTDVPPPAPMAAPLARILIASDSTAANYGPSAYPQMGWGMVLKCSLDPRVEVVNLARGGRSTKTFIEEGLWTGLLDKLKPGDTVLIQFGHNDADRVKIVRFTDPKGAYTDNLTRFVADVRAKGGQPVLMTPIAKHVFLGDRVQETHGAYAQAVRDVARATGAPLIDLDVDMMGAQQARGEAGSRGFYLIYTPQDGVARYPNGNTDTTHINEGGARLAASLVAGRLAFLKLPVSTYVHPASTGDQPILGGPRCPGR from the coding sequence GTGAGCGTCGCCGCGTTGGTCCTGGCCGCCGCCCTGGCGCTGGCCCAGGCCGCGCCCTCGGCGCCAGGCGCGCCCAGGCCCGATCTGACCGACGTGCCGCCGCCCGCGCCGATGGCCGCGCCGCTCGCCCGCATCCTGATCGCCAGCGACTCCACCGCCGCCAACTACGGGCCTTCCGCCTATCCGCAGATGGGCTGGGGCATGGTGCTGAAGTGCTCGCTGGATCCCCGCGTCGAGGTGGTGAACCTGGCGCGCGGCGGTCGCTCGACCAAGACCTTTATCGAAGAGGGGCTGTGGACGGGCCTGCTCGACAAGCTGAAGCCGGGCGACACCGTGCTGATCCAGTTCGGCCACAACGACGCCGATCGGGTGAAGATCGTCCGCTTCACCGACCCCAAGGGCGCCTATACCGACAACCTGACCCGCTTCGTCGCCGACGTGCGGGCCAAGGGCGGCCAGCCGGTGCTGATGACGCCGATCGCCAAGCACGTCTTCCTCGGCGACCGGGTTCAGGAGACCCACGGCGCCTACGCCCAGGCGGTCCGTGACGTGGCCAGGGCCACGGGCGCGCCGCTGATCGACCTGGACGTTGACATGATGGGCGCCCAGCAGGCGCGGGGCGAGGCCGGGTCGCGCGGCTTCTATCTGATCTACACGCCGCAGGACGGCGTCGCCCGCTATCCGAACGGCAACACCGACACCACCCACATCAACGAGGGCGGGGCGCGCTTGGCCGCCTCGCTGGTGGCTGGCCGCCTGGCGTTCTTGAAGCTGCCCGTCTCCACCTATGTCCATCCGGCCTCGACCGGCGACCAGCCGATCCTCGGCGGTCCGCGCTGCCCGGGGCGGTAG
- a CDS encoding DUF4982 domain-containing protein — MRRILSGLIMRGLCAALCLSVLRASPAAAASRIDRPFNDGWRLATGEIAGAERPDFDDAAWKPVTLPRAWNEDEAFKVDIHDLKGGITWYRKRFVLPSGVGPAVGGKAFLTFEGVRQAGDVYVNGVLVGGHENGVTAFGVDATKALKPTPYVNVVAVRVDSDWKYKERATGSGFQWNNDNFNVNYGGIHRAVRLVLTDGLHQTLPLYSSLGTTGVYVWADAFDIKGGGATIHAESQVRNASDRPRTFRYRVTLKDVDGKPAGAFDGPTVTLAAGETRSVSAQAPLKGLKFWSWGYGYLYAVTTELVENGASVDAVVTRTGFRKTQFRNGMIFLNGRVMQVHGYAQRTSNEWPALGTDIPPWISDFSNALMVESGGNLVRWMHIAPAAQDVESADRVGLLQAMPAGDAESDVTGRRWEQRVEVMRDAIVRFRNNPSILFYEGGNENISDAHMAELKAVRDQFDPHGGRAIGSREMLASKVAEYGGEMLYINKSGTKPVWAMEYSRDEAARKFQDDFTPPFHKDSPDYNRNQDSHAAEDVRRWFDYWRERPGGGDRVSSGGVNIIFSDSNTHFRGDNNYRRSGEVDAMRLPKEGFYAHQVMWDGWVDVGRPRSHIIGHWNYAPGATKDVLVVSSADRVELLLNGKSLGQGVKSDGFRFTFKTVAWAPGTLRAVGRDAAGKVVSSDERVTTGPAVALRLTPHVGPTGWRADAADLALVDVEAVDVEGRRVPTALDLVSFDVVGPAEWRGGIAQGDSKGGVKPTQAPASPTGDVVTGAHTVDGVTSYAGASRRDDNYILSRTLPVEAGINRVALRSTLEPGKVTVTARAEGLKPATVTLDVAPPPAVEPLLPVSLARGPTPTTPSFKVRRVAIRPVATVAGSNQEAVGLADDDDETTHWASDGQLANAWIEYQLDKPQVVDEVVLKLIGWRLRSYPLRITVDGVAVYEGAPAKSLGYVTLPLKPVKGRRLRIALTGPTVDRDAFGKIVEITGAKAGLDTGAEKVAAGGGLGIIEAELYRRP, encoded by the coding sequence ATGCGGCGCATCCTTTCGGGGTTGATCATGCGCGGGCTGTGCGCCGCCCTGTGCCTTTCGGTGCTGCGGGCGAGCCCGGCCGCCGCCGCTTCCCGGATCGACAGGCCGTTCAACGATGGCTGGCGCCTGGCCACCGGCGAGATCGCCGGGGCTGAGCGGCCCGACTTCGACGACGCGGCCTGGAAGCCCGTCACCCTGCCGCGCGCCTGGAACGAGGACGAGGCCTTCAAGGTCGACATCCACGACCTGAAAGGCGGGATCACCTGGTATCGCAAGCGCTTCGTCCTGCCGTCAGGCGTCGGACCGGCGGTCGGCGGCAAGGCCTTCCTTACTTTCGAGGGCGTGCGCCAGGCTGGCGACGTCTATGTCAACGGCGTCCTGGTCGGCGGCCATGAGAACGGCGTCACGGCCTTCGGCGTCGACGCGACGAAGGCGCTCAAGCCGACTCCGTACGTCAACGTGGTGGCCGTGCGGGTCGACAGCGACTGGAAGTACAAGGAGCGCGCCACGGGCAGCGGCTTCCAGTGGAACAACGACAATTTCAACGTCAATTACGGCGGGATCCACCGGGCGGTGCGGCTGGTCCTGACGGATGGCCTGCACCAGACCCTGCCGCTGTATTCCAGCCTGGGCACGACCGGCGTCTATGTCTGGGCCGACGCGTTCGACATCAAGGGCGGGGGGGCGACGATCCACGCCGAGTCGCAGGTGCGCAACGCCTCCGACCGGCCGCGTACGTTCCGCTATCGCGTGACCCTCAAGGACGTCGACGGCAAGCCGGCCGGCGCGTTCGATGGACCTACCGTCACCCTGGCCGCTGGCGAGACCCGGAGCGTCTCGGCCCAGGCGCCGTTGAAGGGCCTGAAGTTCTGGAGCTGGGGCTACGGCTATCTCTACGCGGTGACAACCGAACTGGTGGAGAACGGCGCCAGCGTCGACGCGGTCGTCACCCGCACGGGCTTTCGCAAGACGCAGTTCAGGAACGGGATGATCTTCCTCAACGGCCGGGTCATGCAGGTGCACGGCTACGCCCAGCGCACCAGCAATGAATGGCCGGCGCTGGGGACCGACATCCCGCCGTGGATCAGCGACTTCTCCAACGCCCTGATGGTCGAGAGCGGCGGCAACCTGGTGCGCTGGATGCACATCGCCCCGGCCGCCCAGGACGTCGAGTCGGCCGATCGCGTGGGCCTGCTCCAGGCCATGCCGGCCGGCGACGCCGAGAGCGACGTCACCGGCCGTCGCTGGGAGCAGCGGGTCGAGGTGATGCGCGACGCCATCGTCCGCTTCCGCAACAACCCCTCGATCCTGTTCTACGAGGGCGGCAACGAGAACATCAGCGACGCGCACATGGCCGAGCTGAAGGCGGTCCGCGACCAGTTCGACCCGCACGGCGGCCGCGCCATCGGCTCGCGCGAGATGCTGGCCAGCAAGGTGGCCGAGTACGGCGGCGAGATGCTGTACATCAACAAGAGCGGGACCAAGCCGGTCTGGGCCATGGAATATTCCCGCGACGAGGCGGCGCGGAAATTCCAGGACGACTTCACCCCGCCCTTCCACAAGGACAGTCCCGACTACAACCGCAACCAGGACAGCCACGCCGCCGAGGACGTGCGCCGCTGGTTCGACTACTGGCGCGAACGGCCCGGCGGCGGCGACCGCGTCAGCTCGGGCGGGGTCAACATCATCTTCTCCGACAGCAACACCCACTTCCGCGGCGACAACAACTACCGCCGCAGCGGCGAGGTCGACGCCATGCGCCTGCCCAAGGAAGGCTTCTATGCTCACCAGGTGATGTGGGACGGCTGGGTCGACGTCGGGCGTCCGCGCAGCCACATCATCGGCCACTGGAACTACGCGCCGGGCGCGACCAAGGACGTGCTGGTGGTCTCCAGCGCCGACAGGGTCGAACTGCTGCTGAACGGCAAGTCTCTAGGCCAGGGCGTGAAGTCGGACGGCTTCCGTTTCACCTTCAAGACCGTGGCCTGGGCGCCAGGGACGCTGCGGGCGGTCGGCCGCGACGCCGCCGGCAAGGTCGTGTCGTCGGACGAGCGCGTCACCACCGGCCCGGCCGTGGCCCTGCGCCTGACGCCGCACGTGGGTCCGACCGGCTGGCGGGCCGACGCCGCCGACCTGGCTCTGGTCGATGTCGAGGCGGTGGACGTGGAAGGCCGGCGCGTGCCGACCGCCCTGGACCTGGTGAGTTTCGACGTCGTCGGCCCGGCCGAATGGCGCGGCGGCATCGCCCAGGGCGACTCCAAGGGCGGGGTCAAGCCGACGCAGGCCCCGGCCTCGCCCACGGGCGACGTCGTCACCGGCGCGCACACGGTCGACGGCGTGACCTCCTACGCCGGCGCTTCGCGCCGCGACGACAACTACATCCTCTCCCGGACCCTGCCGGTCGAGGCGGGGATCAATCGCGTGGCCCTGCGATCCACCCTGGAGCCCGGCAAGGTCACGGTGACGGCGCGGGCCGAAGGGTTGAAGCCGGCGACCGTGACGCTGGACGTCGCGCCGCCGCCGGCGGTCGAGCCGCTCCTGCCGGTCAGCCTGGCGCGGGGCCCGACGCCGACGACGCCTTCGTTCAAGGTCCGCCGCGTGGCCATCAGGCCGGTCGCCACGGTGGCTGGCTCCAACCAGGAAGCGGTCGGCCTGGCCGACGACGACGACGAGACGACCCACTGGGCTAGCGACGGCCAGCTGGCCAACGCCTGGATCGAGTACCAGCTGGACAAGCCCCAGGTGGTCGACGAGGTGGTGCTGAAGCTGATCGGCTGGCGCCTGCGCTCGTATCCGCTGCGCATCACCGTCGATGGCGTCGCCGTCTATGAGGGCGCGCCGGCCAAGAGCCTGGGCTATGTCACCCTGCCGCTGAAGCCGGTGAAGGGCCGCAGGCTGCGCATCGCCCTGACCGGCCCGACCGTCGACCGCGACGCGTTCGGCAAGATCGTCGAAATCACCGGCGCCAAGGCCGGCCTCGACACCGGCGCCGAGAAGGTGGCGGCCGGCGGCGGTCTGGGGATCATCGAGGCTGAGCTTTATCGGCGGCCTTGA
- a CDS encoding oligogalacturonate lyase family protein, which translates to MKAPLLSALALALMVLAPSAHAQDVVTQPKPGAPEPPREWIDKDTGHRVIRLSDKPGSGSLYFNFNGYTPDGATLAISTPDGISGVDLKTHALRPLVEGKVRLLFVGRKTGQVYYQRPAEDGSGVVEAVDPKTRKVRQVVKLAKGVGIQTINADETLLAGVANRTDVPIPPNLMDALPRNPDDVKGPDGRELSYAEGREVQLNARLDSRIPMEIFTINTATGERKVVHQATDWLNHLQFSPTDPHLLMFCHEGPWHKVDRLWLTRTDKPGAAPVKIHTRSMNMEIAGHEWFSADGKTVWYDLQTPRGEDFWVAGYEIATGKRTWLHLDRNAWSVHFNTSPDGKLFAGDGGDSEMVAHAPDGKWLYLMRPRAIPDVAGIHAPGSEALVQPGVLDTERLVNMKDHDYRLEPNVNFTPDAKWIVFRSNMHGANHVYAVEVAKAAP; encoded by the coding sequence ATGAAAGCTCCCCTCCTCTCCGCCCTGGCGTTGGCCTTGATGGTGCTGGCCCCGTCGGCCCACGCCCAGGACGTCGTCACCCAGCCCAAGCCGGGCGCGCCCGAGCCGCCGCGCGAGTGGATCGATAAAGACACCGGCCACCGGGTGATCCGCCTCTCGGACAAGCCCGGCAGCGGCAGCCTCTATTTCAACTTCAACGGCTACACGCCCGACGGGGCGACCCTGGCCATCAGCACGCCCGACGGGATCTCGGGCGTCGACCTGAAGACCCACGCCCTGCGCCCACTGGTCGAGGGCAAGGTCCGGCTGCTGTTCGTCGGCCGCAAGACCGGTCAGGTCTACTACCAGCGCCCGGCCGAGGACGGCTCGGGCGTGGTCGAGGCGGTCGATCCGAAGACGCGGAAGGTCCGCCAGGTCGTCAAGCTGGCCAAGGGCGTGGGCATCCAGACGATCAACGCCGACGAGACCCTGCTGGCCGGGGTGGCCAACCGCACCGACGTGCCGATCCCGCCGAACCTGATGGACGCCCTGCCCCGCAATCCCGACGACGTGAAGGGGCCCGACGGTCGCGAGCTGTCCTACGCCGAGGGCCGCGAGGTCCAGTTGAACGCTCGCCTGGACAGCCGCATCCCGATGGAGATCTTCACGATCAACACGGCCACCGGCGAGCGCAAAGTCGTGCACCAGGCCACCGACTGGCTGAACCACCTGCAGTTCTCGCCCACCGACCCGCACCTGCTGATGTTCTGCCACGAGGGCCCCTGGCACAAGGTCGACCGCCTGTGGCTGACGCGGACGGACAAGCCGGGCGCCGCGCCGGTCAAGATCCACACCCGGAGCATGAATATGGAGATCGCCGGCCACGAGTGGTTCAGCGCCGACGGCAAGACCGTCTGGTACGACCTGCAGACCCCGCGCGGCGAGGACTTCTGGGTGGCCGGCTACGAGATCGCCACCGGCAAGCGCACCTGGCTGCACCTGGACCGCAACGCCTGGTCGGTGCACTTCAACACCTCGCCGGACGGCAAGCTGTTCGCCGGCGACGGCGGCGACAGCGAGATGGTCGCCCATGCGCCGGACGGCAAGTGGCTGTACCTGATGCGCCCCCGCGCCATCCCCGACGTCGCCGGCATCCACGCCCCCGGCTCCGAGGCGCTGGTCCAGCCCGGCGTGCTGGACACCGAGCGGCTGGTGAACATGAAGGACCACGACTACCGGCTGGAGCCGAACGTCAACTTCACCCCCGACGCCAAGTGGATCGTGTTCCGCTCCAACATGCACGGAGCCAACCACGTGTATGCGGTGGAGGTGGCGAAGGCGGCGCCGTAA
- a CDS encoding rhamnogalacturonan lyase, giving the protein MSQRGGNRGARVAAAGLLCATTLASMGGSALAASRRMEALDRGLVAVPAVGGGVLVSWRLLGDESAKTAFNLYRDGAKLNAAPLTGPTDFVDKAGGSTGTYTVRAVVGGKEAAAGKPAKVWVDGYLSIPIQPPADGVTPVGEAYSYTANDASVGDLDGDGRYEIVLKWDPTNSKDNAFGGYTGDVFLDAYTLEGRRLWRIDLGRNIRAGAHYTQFQVYDYDGDGKAEVAMRTSDGTVDGTGRVLGDPNADWRETGGERPQADKTGATILPDGTKVARVQGRILKGPEYLTVFDGPTGKALASAPYSPPRDPRADAPTIEQMTEVWGDGYGNRSDRFLAGTAYLDGQHPSLVFARGYYGRTTLAAWDFRNGKLTRRWLFDSAAPGNEKFGGQGNHQLSVADVDGDGRDEIVYGAMAVDDDGKGLWSAQLFHGDAMHVSDLDPTRPGLEKFGVHESPGKNGGIGAAMLDARTGKVLWTTPTDRDTGRGLAADIDPRFPGAEAWASNGDALYTAQGKPIEGVKHPRQTNFAIWWDGDDLRELLDKNQISKWDWKTGQAVPLLTAEGVTSNNGTKATPALAADILGDWREETVWRAEDNRSLRIYATPYLTQRRLVTLMHDPQYRVSVAWQNTAYNQPPHTSFYLGEGMKTPPRADIRTQ; this is encoded by the coding sequence ATGAGCCAGCGTGGTGGGAACCGAGGCGCACGGGTCGCGGCGGCGGGCCTTCTATGCGCGACGACCCTGGCTTCGATGGGCGGATCAGCCCTGGCGGCGTCTCGCCGAATGGAAGCCTTGGATCGTGGCCTGGTCGCCGTGCCGGCCGTCGGCGGCGGGGTGCTGGTCAGTTGGCGGCTGCTGGGCGACGAGTCGGCCAAAACCGCCTTCAACCTCTATCGCGACGGCGCAAAGCTGAACGCCGCGCCCCTGACCGGTCCCACCGACTTCGTCGACAAGGCCGGCGGTTCGACCGGGACCTACACTGTGCGCGCCGTGGTCGGCGGCAAGGAAGCTGCGGCCGGCAAGCCCGCCAAGGTCTGGGTCGACGGCTATCTGAGCATCCCGATCCAGCCGCCCGCCGACGGCGTCACGCCCGTGGGCGAGGCCTATTCCTACACCGCCAACGACGCCAGCGTCGGCGACCTGGACGGCGACGGCCGCTACGAGATCGTCCTCAAGTGGGATCCGACCAATTCCAAGGACAACGCCTTCGGCGGCTATACCGGCGATGTCTTCCTGGACGCCTACACGCTGGAGGGCCGGCGCCTGTGGCGGATCGACCTGGGCCGCAACATCCGGGCCGGGGCCCACTACACCCAGTTCCAGGTCTATGACTACGACGGCGACGGCAAGGCCGAGGTCGCCATGCGGACCAGCGACGGCACGGTGGACGGAACCGGCCGGGTGCTGGGCGACCCGAACGCCGACTGGCGCGAGACCGGCGGCGAGCGGCCCCAGGCCGACAAGACCGGCGCCACGATCCTGCCCGACGGCACGAAGGTGGCCAGGGTGCAGGGCCGCATCCTCAAGGGTCCCGAATACCTGACCGTCTTCGACGGCCCGACGGGCAAGGCCCTGGCCAGCGCCCCCTACTCGCCCCCCCGCGATCCGCGCGCGGACGCGCCGACGATCGAGCAGATGACGGAGGTCTGGGGCGACGGCTACGGCAACCGCTCCGACCGCTTCCTGGCCGGTACGGCTTATCTGGACGGCCAGCATCCCAGCCTGGTCTTCGCGCGGGGCTATTACGGCCGCACCACCCTGGCGGCCTGGGACTTCCGGAACGGCAAGCTGACCCGGCGCTGGCTGTTCGACAGCGCCGCGCCCGGCAACGAGAAGTTCGGCGGCCAGGGCAACCACCAGCTCAGCGTCGCCGACGTCGACGGCGACGGGCGCGACGAGATCGTCTACGGCGCGATGGCGGTGGACGACGACGGCAAGGGCCTGTGGAGCGCCCAGCTGTTCCACGGCGACGCCATGCACGTGTCGGACCTGGATCCCACCCGTCCCGGACTTGAGAAGTTCGGCGTGCACGAGAGCCCCGGCAAGAATGGCGGGATCGGCGCGGCCATGCTCGACGCCCGCACCGGCAAGGTGCTGTGGACCACGCCCACCGACCGCGACACCGGCCGGGGCCTGGCCGCCGACATCGATCCGCGCTTCCCCGGCGCCGAGGCGTGGGCCAGCAACGGCGACGCGCTCTACACCGCCCAGGGCAAGCCGATCGAGGGCGTGAAGCATCCGCGCCAGACCAACTTCGCGATCTGGTGGGACGGCGACGACCTGCGCGAACTGCTCGACAAGAACCAGATCAGCAAGTGGGACTGGAAGACCGGCCAGGCGGTTCCCCTGCTCACGGCCGAGGGCGTGACCTCCAACAACGGCACCAAGGCGACCCCGGCCCTGGCGGCCGACATCCTGGGCGACTGGCGCGAGGAAACGGTCTGGCGGGCGGAAGACAATCGAAGCCTGCGGATCTACGCCACGCCCTACCTCACCCAGCGCCGCCTGGTCACCCTCATGCACGACCCGCAGTATCGCGTGTCGGTCGCCTGGCAGAACACCGCCTACAACCAGCCGCCGCACACCAGCTTCTATCTCGGCGAGGGCATGAAGACGCCGCCTCGCGCCGACATCCGCACCCAGTGA